A genomic window from Nicotiana sylvestris chromosome 11, ASM39365v2, whole genome shotgun sequence includes:
- the LOC138880689 gene encoding uncharacterized protein, with translation MSNPQENPGTPPPLSPSNSSSSTPPSVSPKPRLQRQKMLARTIVSGALRKALNERLKASQMKESQAPNYDSSSESESYQSATEGEGHGSSDSEKTQESPTERDEPISSNEETLADLLKKVGASYDSKKYRTPTTKAPNVPKPSKKRKASSPTLTASSVPRGRATRSRVKQSETDLQKALEESKKKKMDKGNLKSAESLEVVEEKEMELVHQERGTTVEVPIPKPKKPKTSFKKSSSVFVAAEPTLAKRIKSTVKTKQTKVSDDDDWSGEEEENDSEKEQYKLATFGRRKILKGRLLKDLVEPGMMRFVDALAAQGWKDMVLQMDGRLARNELIEFMANAAVKDRVVSSLVKGVQVQFDAEKLG, from the exons ATGTCTAACCCACAAGAAAATCCTGGAACTCCTCCACCACTatctccctcaaattcatcctcatctACTCCCCCCAGTGTATCTCCAAAACCTAGACTACAAAGgcagaaaatgcttgctcgaaCTATAGTGTCTGGGGCTTTGAGAAAGGCTTTAAATGAAAGATTGAAagcaagccaaatgaaagaaagcCAAGCCCCAAATTACGACTCTAGCTCTGAGTCTGAATCCTATCAATCAGCGACTGAGGGGGAAGgacatgggtcttctgactctgagaaGACTCAAGAATCTCCTACTGAG AGAGATGAACCTATTTCATCTAATGAAGAGACCTTGGCTGATCTactgaaaaaggttggggcaagctATGACTCAAAGAAATACAGAACTCCCACAACAAAAGCCCCAAATGTTCCCAAgccttccaagaaaagaaaagcttCATCCCCAACTCTTACTGCCTCTTCAGTACCTAGAggtagagccacaagaagcagggtaaAACAGAGTGAAACTGATCTACAAAAAgccttagaagaaagtaagaaaaagaaaatggataAAGGAAATTTAAAGAGTGCAGAATCCTTAGAGGTTGTTGAGGAAAaggagatggaactggtccatcaagaaaggggtacaacagtggaggttcctATACCCAAACCTAAAAAGCCCAAGACTTCCttcaagaagtcttcctctgtgtTTGTGGCTGCTGAACCCACACTAGCCAAGAGGATAAAATCTACAGTGAAAACTAAACAAACAAAAGTTTCTGATGATGATGactggagtggagaagaagaagaaaatgattctgAGAAGGAACAGTATAAGCTTGCCACTTTTGGCAGAAGAAAGATTTTAAAAGGTAGATTGTTGAAGGACCTGGTAGAACCAGGGATGATGAGATTCGTGGATGCTTTAGCTGctcagggatggaaggacatggtccttcagatggatggtaggctagccAGAAATGAGTTGATTGAATTTATGGCCAATGCTGCTGTTAAGGATAGAGTTGTTAGCAGCCTGGTGAAAGGAGTCCAAGTGCAGTTTGATGCAGAGAAACTGGGATAG